The Pirellulales bacterium DNA window TTCTATCGCAATTTCACTGGCTGCGGCAATACGATCAATGGAAATCATCCGATCGTTCGGGAAATGATCTTTCTCTGCTTGCGGCATTGGGTGCAGACGTACCACATTGACGGATTCCGGTTTGATCTGGCGTCCATTCTCAGCCGTGACCGGGCAGGTGAAATTATTCCGAATCCGCCTGTGGTCGAGTTGATTGCGGAAGATCCGTTGCTTTCCGACACCAAAGTCATTGCCGAAGCTTGGGACGCCGCCGGCGCGTATCAGGTTGGGTCGTTCGCCAACCTGCGCTGGTCGGAATGGAATGGACGCTATCGCGACGATGTACGGCAATATTGGCGAGGCGACCAGCAGCTGGTCGGCGAGATGGCCACCCGTCTGGCCGGCTCGGCCGACTTATATCAGCCTGGCGGTCGACAACCATACCACAGCATCAACTTCGTTACTTCACACGACGGTTTTACGCTGAACGATTTGGTCAGCTACAGCCAGAAGCACAACGAAGACAACGGCGAGGGGAACCGGGACGGCGACAACAATAACTTCAGCGCCAATTACGGCGTCGAAGGTCCGGCCAAAAAAAAGGCGATCGACCAAATTCGTCAGCGGCAAATCAAAAACTTTCTGGCGACGCTACTGTTAAGTCAAGGCGTGCCGATGTTGCTCGCCGGAGATGAATGCCAGCGCACGCAGCGCGGGAACAATAACGCTTACTGCCAAGACAATCAGATTTCGTGGTTCGACTGGTCGCTTGTGGAGAAGCACCCCGAATTGGTGCGATTTGTCCGAGGTTTGATCGCGCTTCGGCGCAGCAATCCAACGCTGCGTCGCCGAAGTTTCTTGAGCGGCATTCCTGCTCGCCAGGGCGAATTGCCCGATGTTACCTGGTTTAATCCCGCAGCCCAGCCAGTGGACTGGAAGAACGGCGATTCGGGACTGATTTGTGTCTTCGGCGCGCCACGCCAGAATGAACTTGGCTCGCGTCCGACGTCGATTCCACAACAAGGGCGACATGTGATGTTGCTGCTTAATCCCGTGGCTCAGCAGCGTGAGTTCGCCGTTCCCGAACTAGTCCGCGCCATTCATTGGCGACAGTTTATCAACACTGCCGCCGAACCTCCGCAGGATATTTGGCCGGAATTGAACGGACCGTCGCCGCCGGTGCGAGGAGCGATTGTGATGGCGGAGCGGTCGTTGCAGTGCTATGTGGCAAGTGGGTAGGCGACGGACTTTGGTCGATCGCACGGTAGCCGCCAATAGCGAGCAAGCTACAATCCGTGGAGCCTCGCTGTGATTTGCGTTGATATCGAATCGTTTGTGCTGAGAGCGAAAGAAATCGATGCCACTCGATGAATGGGTGCGTTGGCAAATTCTGGCGTGAACTCGTAACGGTGACGATTCAGTCGTCCAACATCGCTCCTACCTGCAAAGTTGAGGCTTGGATCGATCTGTTGACCCGGGAAATTACGATCGATTAAAGCATTTCCAGTTGATTGACTGAAATTCAAAACAGCGGCGGCGGCACGTAGGTGTTTGCGCTGGGTGGGGTAGGAGGTTGCTCGTTTGGCACGGTAATTTGGCTCTGCAAACTGTCGCGCAACAACATGCCCTCCAACTCGACCGTGGATTCGCGCAAATCGCGCAGCGCATCCAAGTACGACAGATTGGTCTGGAAATAGGTGCGCTGCGCGGTAAGCAGAATGAGGTAGCTGAACTCGCCTTGCTTGTAGCCCTGGGTTACCAAGTCGAGCGCTGTCTTTGCGTCTGGAAGGATTTCCTTTGCAAAACGTTCGACTTGCTGTCGAGCATTGGCATAGCGTTCATAGGTGGCGGCGAGTCGCTGTTGCAAGGAGAGTTCGAGTTGGCGCAACTGCTGCGTGGCTTGCGAGGCTTCCCCCTGGGCTTGCATGATGCCGCCTTGGTTACGATTAATCAGCGGCAGCGGGAACGTAGCCTGGATGCCGGCAATGTCGTAGTTCGAAGCGTTGTCGTGCTGCACGATCGTTTGTAAATTGACGTTGGGAATCGGTTCCGCCTTAGCCCTGTCGATCGCCCGCTGAGCGCGTGAAACGGCCGCGCGGGCTTCCGCCAATTCGGGACTAGCCGCCAACAATCGGCCTAGCGAATTTTCCCACGAGATCGGCGGCAGATCTGCTTCGAGATTTCCGACCAACGGAATGGGGCCCATGCCGGGTGTTCCTAGCACGGCCGCCAATCGACGCCAAGCCGACGCATATGCATTGACCGTGTTTTGCTCTAAAATTCGAGCTTGATTCACTTCGATTCTAGCCTGTAAGACATCGACGCGACTGGCCTCCTGGGCTTTGAATAGTTGATCGCTGGCTGAGTAGCCTTGTGTGCCGATGGCAAGCAGTCGTCGTGCGAGTTCCAATTTTCGCTGCAAGATCAGCACTTCAAAACAACCGACGCGCACATCGTTGATCACTCGAAACTGTTCGACGGCGTAATGTTGCTCGGCTTGACGAATTTCTTGCTCGGCGACTTGGCGATTCAGGCGAAGTTTATGTCCGCGCACAAATTCTTGTTCGATGTACCCGCCTTGCTGTCCGGCCTTGCCGTCGTTGCCAACTTCGGCGGCCGAGTAGCCGATATTGGGATTCGGCGGCAGGCCAACCTGTAACCATTTGCCTCTGGCGGTACGCACTGCGGCCGAGGCTCGCGCCAAGGCAGGATTGTTCACCAACGCAATACCTTCTAGCTCTTCGATACTCAAAGCTCTTGCCGCTTGCGGGTCGGATGGGCCGGAATCCAACGGGAGTGGCCCGGGCACTACGGGATTTCCAGGCCCAATCGTCTCAGGCCCGGTTAGTGGCGTTCGCTGGGTTGCGACGGCTTGCTGCACTGAAATCGGCGGCGGAGACAGCAGTCGCAACTCGCTGACCTGTTGAACAGAACCCGGCTCGACTGGCGGCAACGGCACTGGCTGCGCAAGCGCTGAACCTGCGGCCAATGCAGCCAGTGCAACCACGATCGATAACCGGCCAAACATCATCG harbors:
- the glgX gene encoding glycogen debranching protein GlgX gives rise to the protein MPTPRTPMNPNNPTSTSRGKDPALIRTATHSHPALQFTHPLPYGAIVHDGGVQFVVFSRSATAMRLLLYDRVTDREPTEVVNFDCDTDRWGDIWSIFVPGTSAGQLYHFQADGPFDPEIGQRFDGRARLIDPYAKALAGHFMPSDDGIVRPPKCVAIDDYFDWEHDRHLKRPLADTVIYELHIRGFTRDATSGVEHPGTYLGVIEKIPYLKSLGVTAVELMPVYEFPMESPWGQTLERPNYWGYDPLVFFAPHQGYAASKEPGSQVTEFKQMVKALHEAGIEVILDVVFNHTAEGNELGPTLSFKGLENRVYYMLGNGGSFYRNFTGCGNTINGNHPIVREMIFLCLRHWVQTYHIDGFRFDLASILSRDRAGEIIPNPPVVELIAEDPLLSDTKVIAEAWDAAGAYQVGSFANLRWSEWNGRYRDDVRQYWRGDQQLVGEMATRLAGSADLYQPGGRQPYHSINFVTSHDGFTLNDLVSYSQKHNEDNGEGNRDGDNNNFSANYGVEGPAKKKAIDQIRQRQIKNFLATLLLSQGVPMLLAGDECQRTQRGNNNAYCQDNQISWFDWSLVEKHPELVRFVRGLIALRRSNPTLRRRSFLSGIPARQGELPDVTWFNPAAQPVDWKNGDSGLICVFGAPRQNELGSRPTSIPQQGRHVMLLLNPVAQQREFAVPELVRAIHWRQFINTAAEPPQDIWPELNGPSPPVRGAIVMAERSLQCYVASG
- a CDS encoding TolC family protein; this translates as MMFGRLSIVVALAALAAGSALAQPVPLPPVEPGSVQQVSELRLLSPPPISVQQAVATQRTPLTGPETIGPGNPVVPGPLPLDSGPSDPQAARALSIEELEGIALVNNPALARASAAVRTARGKWLQVGLPPNPNIGYSAAEVGNDGKAGQQGGYIEQEFVRGHKLRLNRQVAEQEIRQAEQHYAVEQFRVINDVRVGCFEVLILQRKLELARRLLAIGTQGYSASDQLFKAQEASRVDVLQARIEVNQARILEQNTVNAYASAWRRLAAVLGTPGMGPIPLVGNLEADLPPISWENSLGRLLAASPELAEARAAVSRAQRAIDRAKAEPIPNVNLQTIVQHDNASNYDIAGIQATFPLPLINRNQGGIMQAQGEASQATQQLRQLELSLQQRLAATYERYANARQQVERFAKEILPDAKTALDLVTQGYKQGEFSYLILLTAQRTYFQTNLSYLDALRDLRESTVELEGMLLRDSLQSQITVPNEQPPTPPSANTYVPPPLF